In one Streptomyces sp. NBC_01241 genomic region, the following are encoded:
- a CDS encoding DUF317 domain-containing protein, with product MSHERFYSRANGPILHRVNTVRWLDEVSPRHLAGGGDPRHVTEHLLSSGWSNHSVPGFPHVLLESPDHRLHLTLEPQPDAHSAWWRIHPAENRMWSAQFGGYTPVEMIAGFTDALDSPAPHPATDTDLWHLPASRGWSRLAGREQAALSPDETALLSRVSAISETPRWRWTVQVSVPLSDGRHRWIWNASIDETAPAAALAGFVTALTEPGPLLRDEGQTPALTFGYLDSHRSVVTPEQHRRQHLRRLEAAPRTGPPDPSPSAPAPPPPQRQPRHKKHR from the coding sequence GTGAGCCACGAACGCTTCTACTCCCGCGCCAACGGCCCCATCCTGCATCGCGTCAACACCGTCCGCTGGCTGGACGAGGTCTCGCCGCGGCACCTGGCCGGCGGGGGCGATCCCCGGCATGTGACCGAGCACCTACTCTCGTCCGGCTGGAGCAACCACTCGGTGCCCGGCTTCCCGCACGTCCTGCTGGAGAGCCCCGACCACCGCCTGCACCTCACGCTGGAGCCCCAACCCGACGCACACAGCGCCTGGTGGCGGATCCACCCGGCCGAGAACCGCATGTGGTCCGCCCAGTTCGGCGGCTACACGCCCGTCGAGATGATCGCGGGGTTCACCGACGCCCTCGACAGCCCAGCCCCGCACCCGGCCACGGACACGGACCTGTGGCACCTCCCTGCCAGCCGGGGCTGGTCCCGGCTGGCAGGCAGAGAGCAGGCCGCCCTGTCCCCGGACGAAACCGCCCTCCTGTCCCGGGTCTCCGCCATCTCGGAAACACCCCGCTGGCGCTGGACCGTCCAGGTCTCCGTCCCCCTCTCCGACGGGCGGCATCGGTGGATCTGGAACGCCTCCATCGACGAAACCGCTCCGGCCGCCGCGCTCGCCGGATTCGTCACCGCGCTCACCGAGCCCGGCCCGCTGCTGCGCGACGAGGGCCAGACCCCGGCCCTCACGTTCGGATACCTCGACTCCCACCGGAGCGTCGTCACCCCGGAACAGCACCGTCGCCAGCATCTGCGGCGCCTCGAAGCCGCTCCGCGTACCGGCCCGCCCGATCCATCACCGTCAGCACCGGCCCCGCCCCCTCCCCAGAGGCAGCCCCGCCACAAGAAGCACCGCTGA